Within Salvia splendens isolate huo1 chromosome 21, SspV2, whole genome shotgun sequence, the genomic segment tttgttgacgcgcgaagaagagGAACTCGGATGTCGACccgccaacaggggggatgccaactggacctcctgggaggcctggcgagcccgttgcgcccgcctttgaccaaccgggcgagtgcggcgagcaaacgcgggaggggacgggaactcctgtacatcctcggggaggtcgtgggaaccgcgttgctgccgccgctgtaatcaccggtatagttcaggcgctgcttcttcggccagccagcatcgacacctgcccgaaacttctcggagtccatcagcacctcatagcagttccagtaggtgaacttcTTATAAAGCtcgggcacggggaaggctttctgcgctatcctcctgcagtcgtcctcagtttggccactggtatgcatgcggagggcgttggtgtacaagcccgaaaatcgggagaccccagccctgattcggtcccaccccttccggcactcctccccgctgcatggcctcccctccgggtaAAATGCCTTGTAGGATGCTgttattttagcccacaagttgaagatcctctgattgttcgaggcgaggggatcatcgcaaacattcacccacgccttggacagcgcgacgttcttcgcgtccgtccacttcctccgtgccgggctgtcgtcatcagccggctgcgacgactcgccgaccaccctcttgcccttccccttcttcttctttggcgtgtcccgaccccgccctactccccctgTTTGAACGGGGGTGTCCGCATCCCCGaaatctatccccaactcctctaaggagaaagtatcacacccagtgaactgcgtctccgatggggtcgatgtgtgcgaagaaacagtcacaaaatcaaaactggggcgatagacgttgtcccccccggcgtcccctgcatccccgggtaccccggcatcatctgcatcccaggttgcatccccggtaccccctgcccgccctgcatcgctggccccccggcatcccctgccatcccggcataccaccccCGGATGCCATCCCGGACAttatctgctgccaagggtacatgtcgtagtacccggccatcggaccccatccacctcccacgggtaccgtgggagtttgagacccgctcgtccctAGAGTAGGcccgttgttgtgctccatttcgcgtttttgctcttgtacagaaattaagatagagagaatactcgttaaaacaagtggtgcaaatgaaaatgatgtgcaaatcgcgtatatatagtgttccaaaaattaaataataataataaaaatccgctggccgatcgggagcctgcaatggctgccagtcgatcggcgagcgcatcggccagcgctcgggaatcggcgtgcgctcgccgatttggcgctcgcctgctgcaatggttcgacgaacggaccggcgagcgccagggatcggctagccggtccgctcgccgccattgtggatgctctaagttgagtaattgaattattttttaaataaaaaatcaaaggtTTTGAATTGAAAATTGGATGTATCATGTAAGAAACATAACAATCTGGCCAGGCACTGGTTTCCTGGTCTAGTAACGTTGATACTGTTGGGTTACAAatccatcccacatcggatgagggagggaagttggaaggtgtatataattcctgtccaaccccaattagtttgaggccttttgggagtgacccaaaaacaaatccgtgcgggcttgaccctaagcggacaatatcaaactaatgttgcagtcgacgatcctaacaagtggtatcagagcccaggtggctatgggttgtgcctggatgagccccggttagggtcgggccctgaaggactcgggttagagtcgggcccaggatgacccaggggccagggctggaacgaccaatgtttgtgtcgactggttcccgatgtggtctcggtttgaggggaggtttgttgggttacaaacccatcccacattgGATGAGGGagagaagttggaaggtgtatataattcatgtccaaccccaattagtttgaggccttttgggagtgacccaaaaacaaatccgtgcgggcttgacccaaagcggacaatatcaaactaatgttgcagtcgacgatcctaacaagtggtatcataCTCCATGTTCTTGCATGCACTaaggaaacttttttttttgtaacatCAAGAAGAACTATTAGTTATATTTCTTATGGTAGTTTTGTATGAACGTTCCAGTATGTAAACCAACTATTCCCGAGCTAGCAAAAAGTTGAGAGAAAAGCATTTCTTCACTCAAGAGCCGTTTTGGTATCTCCCTAGTACGACCTAAAATTGTTGaattactataaaaaaaattagaatctTAAAAGTATAATAATTGTGGCTCCAAGTGTAAGGGTATTATAGTAAATAAACAATACTCTGAGGAGTACAAGATAAGGTTCTTTGCTATGACATGATGACTCCTTCCTTCCCAACCAACCAAAATACATGTAGCTCGAAGGAAAAAACAGTTGGGATCAAAACATGGGAATCCATGCCTACGCAAGAGCGCCTCCTTTATCATTGCCACCTTCGCTAACCTCAACCAAAAACACATCCCCATTCAAAATCCTCTCACCCAGAAACCACTCCCACTTACTCCTCCTCAAACCGATCTCAGCCACTCTAAATTCGCCCAAAGGCTTTGGACCCGCATCAAAGAAACCAAAAAAATCCAAGAAACCAAACAAGAAATACGAAAGCGAAgacgaagatgaagaagaagaagaggaagaggtgGATGAGAGAGAGGAAGGGGTGATTCCGGAGATCGTGACGAATAGGATGATGAGCAGAGTGGGACTCACTGTTGGAATCCCACTCTTCATAGGACTCTTATTCTTCCCATTCTTCTATTATCTAAAGGTTGGGTTGAAAATCGATGTCCCGACATGGGTGCCCTTCATCGTGTCGTTTGTCTTCTTCGGCACTGCGCTTTTGGGGATCAGTTATGGAATTGTGTCGGCCAGTTGGGATCCATTGAGGGAAGGCTCACTCTTGGGCTGGAATGAAGCTAAGAAGAATTGGCCTGTTTTCTGGCAGTCCCTTCGTGGTGGCAAGAAATAATGCTCTCATTCTAATTTCTTCTCCATTTTTCCGTAGTGTGTTTCTTTGATATTGTTATCATGTTTTGTTTGGGTTTATTACATACTCCTTGTTGACAGAGTAAGACTAGGTGTGTTGCCAAATGCAATCAATGACTTCCATCAACCGTCGCCTTTGCTTGCTTATAATTTTCACCAAGAAATCTTTTGCCCTGAGTTGGAACACTTCAACTCCCACATTGTGCAACAAACCCATCATCAAATGTCACTCTAAACAAACTAATCTGGTTCAGATTTTGGCGACCCGATGTGTTTTCCTCACCAGGATTGCGGTGTTTTCACTTCCACTACCCTTCTTATCTGCACAATTGCGGTCTCCCCTTCTAATGCTTTTGAGTTCTTGGTGATAATATCTGATACACCCCAGCATCTCCTTTATGTAATCAGCTGCATCAACCAATGTACCAACTTTATCCATTTGCTCGCAAGAAAACAGTTTCAATGTCAAACATAACTGCAAATATGGTCCCAAAATGGTGACAATATGATGTTTCTCATTAAACCTTAGAGATGCTTGGGACTAGTGCACGAAGAGCATACTCCCCATCTTTGATCCTCTTCCTCCAGTTTCTCTGAGTCATAAGATTCTTCGACTTGAAAGGCCCCTTTCTGCTTGACTTCTCCAGCTACATCTCACTTGAGACGTGATGATCAGTAACCGTAACTGATGCTCGTTCGAAAGACAGGAACAAGTGGATGATCCCTCAAAGCTAGAATAGTTTGTTGGTTGGGATTTGGCAACCAAGGATTAGATAGTGAAACGAAGGGAGTAAGTTTTCTTGTTCTGCATCCTCCATCACGCTTTCTTGTTTGAGAGGGCCTCTAAAATGAGCAGAGATGTAGTCGATGGTCTTCTGATCTCTCCGTACCTGAATACATAACCAAAACTCATCCTCAATGTTTCATGAACATACCATGTGGGATTTCACCATGGAAACAAAATCTTACATGCTTAATAGTGGTGAAGAGTTCGATAAACCCCATGTTATAGGAATGAGGAATTGTGTTCATTTGGTTCCTGCAAGTCATTCAGATTAACAAAGGGACCTCTCAATCAAAGCTAGAACTTGATGAATGATGAAGCCTCAAACAAACATAAACAGCCTTAAGTCTTGATGCTTGTATCCAACTAACACAAATCCAGATTTCAATCATACTCATTTTTCAGAAGCACATAACAAAGATTATTGTTCAATGCTTGTCTGATTCCTAAAAGAAGATACTCACATAGAGCAGTGATACAGTAAATGCAAAAGCCTATTTCAGCAAAAAACACAATAGATTGCAGAATTAGATGATTGAACTATAAGTTTTTCATATTATTGTTGGGAACATACATCATCAGCAGTGCTCTCAGCCATCCTTCACCTGGCTTGTTTTAACATTACATCATGTCCATGAATCCTGCCCAAATCAAAtcacacacaaaaacacacacttTCACTTGCAAAAATGATGCATTAAAGTAGTGAAATGAGTTACCCTGAAAACAGAGGAAAGGTAGAGAAGGGCAAGTGAGCAAGCTTCCTGCAAGCATTACTTGTGATTGAATGCTTAATCAAACTATCCTTGCATTCAACAATCAGGTTTTTCACCCTTTATATTGACCCCACCACCCACTACTGCAACAGCACGCCCCCCACTCAATAAACCTGAAAACAAAACCCAAACTAAAGGCAATCAAATGGGAGTCCTCTTAAACTAGAACATGAATAAGAGAAAGTACAACCTTCAGGGAATGAGGGTCATCCCCTAGCTTCCAAATCACACAGTAGTCCCATGGCTGATTTTGACAAGCCACTCAATTCCTTTCACTAAACCTGCTGCCATTTCAAGCATTTCTCTCCAAGTAGATAATTTCTTAATTACAGGGTGcctttataatatttgtatctTTTATGTATTGCTACAAAAATCTGTCAGACGAATCTGATTCTCTTCTTGATGATGATATAATGTTATCTTGGTCAAGAAGATTATGTGAGTGTAGTAAACCCTGAGAATGAGGCTATACATTACTAGTCATAACCTGTATCAAAATTTGATTTACATATTCCCTGATTATTTAAGAAAGCAGTATGAACGAATTTGATTTATACCTTACCTGATTATCCAAACTTGAATATCTATcataatcataattaaatgGTCTTCAATCTTGATGAACGATTATCTAAGAAGATTCTATCTATGTGGAGTAGTTAAAAGAAGAATCatcatgcaaaaaaaaattaaaaatatttgattGCGTGTGTAACAACTTAAAAGTGAGGTTGGATCTGTATATGGTGTGAATCTGTATAACCATCTAAGCCACAAAAATCAACTTGTTTTACAATCAAAAGTGACACCCACCCAAATTTTTGTAGTTTCCATGTCATATGGAAACTACATAAGAGACATTGGGTAGTTTCTCTCCAATCTCTGTATATATAGCATAAATTATGCAGAGCAGAGCAAGTAGAGTGAAATCAAGATTCCTCCTCAAAACTACAGTTGCTCCCTTGATGAACTAACTAACTACAGCAAACCCCACCATGACAGATGAAAAGAAAATGTTTCAACCAACCATAATACTTATATAAGTAATATTAGAGAATTAAGGTTAACAATAGTCTTAAAATTTGTACAAGCTCAAATCACATTAAAAGGAAGACATAAATAGTCAAATTGTATGATGGTCCTAAATTTTGTTGGAGGAGCTGGCAGTGGCATCATCAGCAGGGTTAGTGGATGGGGGGCTATTGGATCGAAGGTTGTCTAGGGCTAATTGAATGAggtcaaaattatatttatttgacCACTGAGCAAGATGAGCAGTCATGTTGAACTCCTTCTTGACAAGTGATGCGAATAAAGTAGCAAGGAAATGTAAATAATGTGCACTTTGGGCTCGGGGTTTGGGGAGGGGAGGGGGAGTATATGGCTTTGGCTTCATGGATGGCCTTGGGAGGGTGGGATTATTTGGGTACTGAAGTTCGATTAACTCAAGTTGAAGCATTGTATAATAATTTGGGTCTGGGTTTTTGGATGCCCTAGATTTAAGTTAGGATGACAACACACGTTGGGCATATTTTGGGTCTGGCTTCTTCTTGGGGAGAGATTGAAGTTTGGTTAAGACATGTTGAGCCAGAGCCTTGGTAAACTTATGGCACCACTTTGCCTTGAGCTTATACTCATGTCTGATATACAATAGAAACTCACTAACAGCGGGATCAATCTTCCGCCTCCGATCGGAAGGGGGGAGGGGCGGTATTTATAACATAAATAATGCAGAACAGAGCAAGTAGAGAGAAATCAAGATTCCTCCTCAACTACACTTGGTCCCTTGCTGATGAACTAACTAAAACAAACCTCAGCATCACAGATGAAAAGAAAATGTTGCCACCAACCATAATATTAATAGAGAATTAAGGTTAACAATAGTGTTGAAATTTTGACAAGCTCAATTCACATTAAAAAGAAGACATAGCAACTAACATTGTCAGGATAGCAATAGTGATGTTCTATGATGGTTTGTTGGAGATCATCAGCATCAACAGGGTTAGTGATTATAATCTTTTCCTTCTGGACATTTGATGCCAATGAAGTAGCATgtaaatgcacatattttataGCTTGGGAGGGAGGGGGCTTCATTCTTAGGATTTGGCGTGTTGGATCCACATCGATCGTTTGCTAAAAAAATAAGGTGAGAATATCTTCGGAGAGGAGGGTAGCTGAATGCCTTCGATCCAGTTTTGGTTTACGTAAATTGAGCCAATTGAACATTACCATGGTTGGTTGCGCTTGAATATGTCTTAAACTACAATTATAGTAACAAAAAAGTTATGCACATTGTTTATTcatatttgaattaattatttcagatattcgtaattttattttctaaacaATAATACAATCATTATTTCGTAACCAACATTTTATAAGCCCATTAACATCTGTTCAACTGATAGATAGTGGGCCTGCTTAACAATCGCAAACCCAATGTAGCTAATAAGCCCATTAACATCCGTTCAACGGAAATATATCAACATGTAATGAGTTTGTAATCTATTTCGAAAAGTTTTAAGTTAATTTAGTCATTTAGTTTTAACAAAAACAACACTttaaatctttaatttattttatatttctcCTACTGCgtcctttatattttttttccacttctactttattcttccttcgTTCAACTACTCTACTCTATTAAACACAGTTTTTTCAAATCTCTAAAGAAAATAAGTGTCTCACTTTAACCTTGAATTGCATGTACATATTGTAGTGGTAAAATAGTAAGTAACCATACTTGAGCAATCTATACATAAAAGGGGAGTTTTTAGAAAATAACAAGATTGtcattataaattttataataaattttgaaaaatgaaaaagtttctatttatttatatagtaaTTAGAGAAATGAAAAGGTTTCATTTATGTGAATAAATTTAAATGAAGCCGTTTCACAATAATAAATACTATAAAACATGGTCACAAATATTatagtttaaaaaaataatatgttatTTTAGAAAACTATGGCtttgattaatttaatattatgtcCGTGTTCTGTTTtcctttataattttttttaatattattgggTTAAATGTGTGATAATGTTTTGATATAATCCATCACTAATGTTTCGTCACAATCATGCAGATCAATTCCCCACATCAAATTACATGTAACATTATGcaaagaaattaagaaattaattaaaagaaatatcTTGTGGGAATAATGGCGTGAGTAGTGGGAGGTGATCATGGGAGTCCTTGGCTTTTCACTAAGTAAACTTCATTgtcttaattttattgttttgtaatGTGTTAATTTCTTGACCTTCCATGTCCTTATTTTGTGGCTAAAAAGCATTGAGTTGTGGATGGATTACCCACCAACAAAAGTATTCTTTTTTatctctcaatctctctatATTTTAGTATGTATTTCAGAAGCATTGTATTGCTAGATTTTCGGAGCTCAATCAATTTTGTCgatgcctagcgggtttgaggtgttTCTATATGCTAAGAGAGTTTTATCTTTGAAACAATACGTCAATTCAAGCGCACTAGCCGCGACacaatttgtcttgcggaaagagggatTTCCCGACTCGACTAGTCATAGCTcggtttgttttattattttcattgtgATTTCTCTTCCACttattatagtttttttttctttgattgtaatagttagaatgacacctatatgattttatctcaaATGTGACTCTTACTGTTGGACGAACTGACAAAATgcgactcttattatgggacggaggacgAAGAGGGTATTATTTATCACAATAAATATACTAATTTATGTAAATGTTgctttatactaatattttatttttattataattcaacatttccaaaattgatatatatatatatatatatattctttaatttaatttcatgtttattATCAAAAACAACATTAGTGTGTCGtaatatttgtgaatttaattattttttcattattttgtaTAAGGCAAAATTGTTGTTGCATATATGCGGTCATATTTGGTGTTTTGATTCTTTCTTCTCATTATTCGTTTATGAAAATTGTATGCGTCGTGCATCGCATGTGGGTGGATACTAGTTTAGATTAAATTCTGAGCTAAAATAGtataatcaattttttaaattaacacTTGTACAAAATCAATTGGTTGCATAGTAGTACAAGATTTGATTTAAATTCGAGCATCCTTTATAGTGTTCGTCTAATCACATCAAGATACACATTAGGATTATGACTCCACCAAATAAATATTGAATTATAATAAGTATTCCCTCAATCCCATCTCATCTCATTCTAAGtgaattatttacttttttgtgaatgtctcactctaaatgataaatttctaaaaatagaaacatcactctctctagtctctacttttttcctatttttcaaGGACGAAGGCAAAATTACACATTAACTCTCTCTCCTCTCCACACGCATTAACTCATCTCTTCTTTTAACAAATCCTTAGAATCAAGAGAGTAGTTTTATCCTAAAAGGAAAGCATATAATGAAAACACCAAAACCTTGGGAATGGGGAAAGACTTGCTAGCTAACTTTACAGACGGTTGATCCACAATTAACTTTACTAATCTACTTTTATTCATTACCATTTGAGaaacaagaaataaattttGGAAGCAACTTTTATTCCAAACTTGATACAAAGTCTAATCTTCAATAAGTTTACTATTCATGCTCACCCAATTAACTTTTATTAATCCGGGaatatgtaatttaatttccAGATCTCATTTATTTTGGACTATAGAAATCATATTTAATGTGCATATTTTATACTCTAACTCGTGTTTAGAAGTGCTTAAGGACATACTCAAATCAAAAAGACATTAGTAATACTCTAAATAATTCAGAGACAATTCAACTGAAGACATAGACCATTCAAAAAGAGCAAATCGTACTTCACATTTTACATTATAGAATGGTGCAAGCTTCAAGGTTGCTATGCCTTGGCTCTGAACCCACGGAAAAAGTGATTAGGTTATGATTTAGTTAATCTTTTGCCTACATTTAATTAACCTTTTGAACTTTCTCCAAGATTTAGGCAAAGAATAAGAACTTCTTCATGTGATTATTACAAAAGAATTGATGCATGTGTTGTTGTAGTGACTTTATTTTAATAACTAATcgtttaaaattaaaattttgtataaaTAGTATAGTATTACGTCAGCATTATTTGAACCATAGTACAATAGTGCATGTAATGGGCTAATTAAACACTAGTTACCAATTCAACATGCTTCCTAAAAAAGATTGAATCAATATCATTAACCTTAAAAAAATTGTTGACTAAAAATGGggggaaaagaaaataatattttctacTATTAGTTGTTATATTTGATAGTAACTTGTTGCCGACTTAATTATTTAAGTTATAGGATGATCTTTTGGCGgtcataaatttataatttcagCTAAAAGCCAAGGTTCTGATCACATGCCTTGGATTAATTTTgctaaatataataatttaaattagttGAGGGAAGGCCCCATATGTTATTATCGCATACAGTGATTGATAGTATAtactctatattttttttatcttatattaCTATATAGTGTATAGGAGTATATGGCAATATTTTCATActagtaagagcatctccaatggcggcgagcgggccggctagccggactagtaagagcatctccaatggcggcgagcgggccGGCTAGCCGATTGGAACCGGCGAacgccatttcggcgaaaaaatcggctagcgctAGCAAATTCGCGAGCGctcgccgatgcgctcgccgccattgcaggctcaggaccggctagccgattggAACCGGCGAacgccatttcggcgaaaaaatcggctagcgctAGCAAATTCGCGAGCGctcgccgatgcgctcgccgccattgcaggctcaggaccggcgagcgaattttttttttttaattttcgaaacactatatatacgcaatttgcacgtcattttcattcacaccacttgttttaacgagtattctctctatcttaatttctgtacaagatcaacaacgagaaatgaGCAACgttggtggtagtagtggtggtagtggtggggatgatgAGGAGTACGATCGTCGAATGAACGAAGcgttagaggcctatacgaaccgtgagattgatcggctgctgcagagggccttgcagccggcggtacctcgacctcgaccacgaccagttgtccaccgccgaacAGTGATTgaacgtgatcacgtagctgcacatcagcacCTATAcgcagactacttcgcacaggagccacGGTTCAACGACAACcgtttcaggcgccgttttaggatgagcagagccctgtttatgcgtattgttaacaccttggagcagcgatatctgtatttccgcttcaggcacgatgtgGCTGGCATACCcgaccacacacctattcaaaagtgcactgcggcaatcaggcagttggcctacggaggcgcgggagacatgtgggacgagtacctccacatcggtgagtcgactgcccttgaatgtatgaagtatttatgtcagggcgtgattgaaactttccgtgatcagtaccttcgaagccttACTCGCGAAGACTGCCAgtatctgatgcagatgcacggggagaagcatgggtttccgggtatgttaggcagcatagattgtatgcattgggagtggaagaactgtcccgctgcctggaaggggttctacacgaccggctacaagggaaagaatcccacgatgatcctggaggtcgttgctgactaccggctatggatttggcatgcgtattttgggatagccgggtcgaacaacgtcctcaactcgtcgcccattttcaacgagcagtgccagggcgtcggtccggccatcagttttgtcgccaacgggacccagcatgatatgggctactacttggcggatgggatataccctaggtggcccgtctttgtgaagacgatcagatgcgcacgGATGAGAGAAAGGCCTACTTTGTGGAACgccaggagtcggcgcgcaaggacgtggagcgcgcatttggtgtgctccagtctcgatgggcggcaattaggggtccaacgcgtttgtggcatatcgactgcattgctgatataatgtacgcctgtattatcatgcacaacatgattgttgaagatgaaggtgtacgaCTGACTAGTttggccaacgacgataatgaagccggtccaagccacggcatagctgcccccaacgtacgaaatGGGGTCCcacacgatgaagccggcctcctccaagcacatgccgacatgcgccaaacggatgttcatattcgactccaaaatgatttaattgaagagttgtgggcgcggaggattgcacggCGTTagtctttttttaattatgtactttttttaaaatctaaataaaataattagattttcccgtatctgtgtcgtaaatttaattccgtattttgtgtgattgtcaattatttgttttatataattaggggtgatgtggctaggctattgctaggctatttgcttgtcctgatgatgtgacatgaggatttttagtgctgatgatgtggcaggaggagtttgtgactGGGCTATTGCCGGGTGAAAGCCACTGAAGATGCCCTAATGCACTATCAATCAAAAATATCTTTCaaattgatgtgaaattttctaaaatgctagtaataaataaaatagtgatgTATCTAAATCACGTGCACATCGATTATATTCGTGTGAAATTGACTGTAGCATATTCTGGTGGAAGCTaaattcacataaaaaaaagCTTTTGCATCTCTGATTGATTTGAAAGTGTTGGATTTGAAATAGCTGCAAATGGATGGGAAAGATGAGAAGAAAACatatggagagggagagagagagagagattattTTTAGTCTTGACTATGCTTTTCTTGCTATGAAGATCATCACACACTCACACAGTAACAAAACGGACCTCTTTTTTGTACTGTTGAAAAAGATCAAAATGGGAATATATGCATTAGTTGTTGTGTTTTGTTATTCCAAGCATTTATCTTTGCTTAAAGAGTGGTTAAAGCCAAAAGGGTGAGCATAAAACTACTCAatccatattaattaatttgttctTGCCACTAATTAGCAATAATCATGTCATGGACTAGTGATGACCAATTCGTTGATAAACAATAAACTACTCCCTACGATTGTTCTTACTTTGTGCTACAATCTACCATGACCACCACTATATAGTAGATGAACAAAATGAATGCTTAAACTTGAAGTGAAAGATTGTAGAGGCATTTGATTTCCCTCctctaaaatatttttattttaaagaatGTCAGTATAGGCCAAAATTCGGTTATGGTCCAATTCTACCAAGTAACAAATATCGGAATTTGCATGATATGATTAATCACAAATCTATGCATTCCATTGGGAATTCATTAGAGGAATGTTTCcaattaaaatagtttgttctTGCATATTTTAATTGGTTTCCAAATTAATCTCCATAGTATAATTCAAAAAAACTATATGTGATTGATTTATGTATATAAACATAGCAATTCATTCTTTGTTTCTACCAATTGATTATAAAGAATACTTAGAAAGGAAAAGAGCAGTGAAGTGAGAAGGGACAAGACTTGCTGAGAGTGAAAATGGAAGAATCTCTGCGCAAGGATATGTAATCAGTGAAGTGTCAATGGCAACTGCAAAACCATACAAGAAGTAAATAATAGTATAACACTATAtgtttttatcaaaattaaatataataaaaatatactactaaaaGGAGTACATGTTAATTTAGTGTGCACGTGCAAAATTGACGTATTACTTGTCTTCTGGTGAGGTAAGACAAAACACAGTGTGTAGGAATCGATTGCCTCGATCTCAATACCAATgctaaaataaatcaaaatttcaatACCAATAAGAAGTGATCCAAAAGTGTTGAATTTTGTTTACTTAATTTGCTTCCAATTCCAATTAGGATTTGGACTTTGGAGTGTGTACTTTGATTCTGTAGCCTTCTTCAACCCTTAATTAAATACTATAGGTCAAACTATAGGTTGTAcatcccacacacacacacacacattgatgacacatattcattcaattatttttattttggacagatatgtttaattttatttttgttatctcGG encodes:
- the LOC121785285 gene encoding protein PAM68, chloroplastic; its protein translation is MGIHAYARAPPLSLPPSLTSTKNTSPFKILSPRNHSHLLLLKPISATLNSPKGFGPASKKPKKSKKPNKKYESEDEDEEEEEEEVDEREEGVIPEIVTNRMMSRVGLTVGIPLFIGLLFFPFFYYLKVGLKIDVPTWVPFIVSFVFFGTALLGISYGIVSASWDPLREGSLLGWNEAKKNWPVFWQSLRGGKK